A genomic stretch from Gopherus flavomarginatus isolate rGopFla2 chromosome 3, rGopFla2.mat.asm, whole genome shotgun sequence includes:
- the MOCS2 gene encoding molybdopterin synthase catalytic subunit isoform X1, whose translation MNENEDEPKDFIKLNYEKLSTDEVSELVISPCCGAVSLFIVIHLFLGTTRNNFEGKKVIHLEYEAYSPMAEAEIKKICRDVRQKWPSVKHIAVHHRLGLVPVTEASVIVAVSSPHRVASLEAVQYCINTLKATVPIWKKEIYEEAYSWKENKECFWADVEK comes from the exons ATGAATGAAAATGAAGATGAGCCCAAAGATTTCATCAAACTGAACTATGAAAAACTCTCTACAGATGAAGTGTCAGAGCTGGTGATTTCTCCATGCTGTGGGGCTGTGTCCCTGTTCATAG taattcatttatttttaggtACTACAAGGAATAACTTTGAAGGGAAAAAGGTGATTCATTTAGAATATGAAGCATACTCACCAATGGCAGaagctgaaataaagaaaatctgTAGAGATGTTAGACAGAAATGGCCTTCAGTCAAACATATAGCAGTGCACCATAGACTTGG TTTAGTTCCAGTAACAGAAGCAAGTGTGATTGTAGCAGTCTCCTCTCCACACCGAGTGGCATCTCTTGAGGCTGTGCAATACTGCATCAACACTTTGAAAGCAACTGTTCCAATTTGGAAAAAG gaGATTTATGAGGAGGCATATTCttggaaagaaaacaaggaaTGCTTTTGGGCAGATGTGGAAAAATAA
- the MOCS2 gene encoding molybdopterin synthase catalytic subunit isoform X2: MNENEDEPKDFIKLNYEKLSTDEVSELVISPCCGAVSLFIGTTRNNFEGKKVIHLEYEAYSPMAEAEIKKICRDVRQKWPSVKHIAVHHRLGLVPVTEASVIVAVSSPHRVASLEAVQYCINTLKATVPIWKKEIYEEAYSWKENKECFWADVEK, from the exons ATGAATGAAAATGAAGATGAGCCCAAAGATTTCATCAAACTGAACTATGAAAAACTCTCTACAGATGAAGTGTCAGAGCTGGTGATTTCTCCATGCTGTGGGGCTGTGTCCCTGTTCATAG gtACTACAAGGAATAACTTTGAAGGGAAAAAGGTGATTCATTTAGAATATGAAGCATACTCACCAATGGCAGaagctgaaataaagaaaatctgTAGAGATGTTAGACAGAAATGGCCTTCAGTCAAACATATAGCAGTGCACCATAGACTTGG TTTAGTTCCAGTAACAGAAGCAAGTGTGATTGTAGCAGTCTCCTCTCCACACCGAGTGGCATCTCTTGAGGCTGTGCAATACTGCATCAACACTTTGAAAGCAACTGTTCCAATTTGGAAAAAG gaGATTTATGAGGAGGCATATTCttggaaagaaaacaaggaaTGCTTTTGGGCAGATGTGGAAAAATAA